Proteins encoded within one genomic window of Siniperca chuatsi isolate FFG_IHB_CAS linkage group LG4, ASM2008510v1, whole genome shotgun sequence:
- the lcat gene encoding phosphatidylcholine-sterol acyltransferase produces MGSAGNLCSVLLVVFLLELHPSSGFWIVNVVFPPSAKTRVPSNSTPPLIIVPGNLGNRLEAKIDKPTLVHWMCYKKTEHWFPLWIDLNMFMPIGVDCWIDNIRLVYNRTTRRSSNSPGVQVRVPGFGQTYPIEFLDYNKLAGYFYTMVQHLVHMGYIRNETVRGAPYDWRLAPNENAEYFTRLQDLVEEMYDQYQQPVYLLGHSMGCHYVLYFLNHQPQAWKDKYVSGFISLGAPWGGAVKPLRVLVSGENDGIPMISNIKIREEQRMTTTNPWMLPSAEAWPKDHVFISTPTFNYTNQDYQRLFTDINFEDGWHMWEDTKNLTGDLHPPGVEVWCMYGVGLPTPVTYIYDEEFPNADPVDFVYADGDDTVDSFSMSLCKRWVGQQEKPVHVTEYRGLAHLDIVFHEKVINVIQHILEGNSETPKEVVVRSGTK; encoded by the exons ATGGGATCCGCGGGAAACCTCTGCTCGGTCCTGCTGGTTGTCTTTTTGCTGGAGCTTCATCCCTCCTCAGGTTTCTGGATCGTCAACGTTGTCTTCCCGCCCAGCGCCAAAACCAGAGTACCAAGCAACAGCACTCCACCACTCATTATCG tgcCAGGGAACTTGGGGAATCGTCTGGAAGCTAAGATAGACAAGCCGACACTGGTCCACTGGATGTGTTACAAGAAAACTGAACACTGGTTCCCCCTGTGGATTGACCTCAACATGTTCATGCCTATAGGTGTAGATTGCTGGATTGATAACATTAG ACTTGTTTACAACAGGACAACTCGACGGTCATCCAACTCACCAGGGGTGCAGGTGCGGGTGCCAGGATTTGGGCAGACATATCCCATAGAGTTTCTTGACTATAACAAACTGGCTG GTTATTTTTACACTATGGTGCAACATTTGGTCCACATGGGCTACATACGAAATGAGACGGTCCGAGGAGCCCCGTATGATTGGAGGCTAGCTCCTA ATGAAAATGCGGAGTATTTCACAAGGCTGCAGGACCTGGTTGAGGAGATGTACGACCAATACCAGCAGCCTGTTTACCTGCTGGGACACAGCATGGGCTGCCACTACGTCCTCTACTTCCTCAACCACCAGCCTCAGGCCTGGAAGGACAAGTACGTCAGTGGCTTCATTTCCCTGGGAGCTCCATGGGGGGGAGCTGTTAAACCACTTAGAGTCCTGGTGTCAG GTGAAAATGACGGCATCCCGATGATTTCCAACATCAAGATCCGCGAGGAGCAGAGGATGACGACAACTAATCCCTGGATGCTGCCATCGGCGGAAGCCTGGCCAAAGGACCACGTGTTCATCTCCACACCGACCTTTAACTACACCAACCAGGACTACCAGCGCCTCTTCACAGACATCAATTTTGAGGACGGCTG GCACATGTGGGAGGACACCAAGAACCTCACTGGTGATCTCCACCCACCTGGTGTTGAGGTGTGGTGTATGTATGGCGTGGGGCTTCCAACTCCGGTAACATACATTTACGATGAGGAGTTTCCCAACGCAGACCCAGTGGACTTTGTTTACGCTGACGGGGATGACACAGTGGACAGCTTTAGCATGAGTCTTTGCAAACGTTGGGTGGGACAGCAGGAGAAGCCCGTCCATGTTACAGAGTACCGAGGGCTGGCCCACCTGGATATAGTGTTCCATGAAAAGGTGATCAACGTAATCCAGCATATCCTGGAAGGCAATTCAGAAACGCCCAAAGAGGTTGTTGTCCGATCTGGAACTAAATAG